The nucleotide sequence TGACTGTCTTGCTTCAGCCTCATTATGGAAGCCCTGGCTCCAGGACCAGCCTCTAAATTATACACCATAATGGAAGCCCTGGCCCCAGGACCAGCCTCTAAATTATACACCATAATGGAAGCCCTGGCCCCAGGACCAGCCTCTAAATTATACACCATAATGGAAGCCCTGGCCCCAGGACCAGCCTCTAAATTATACACCATAATGGAAGCCCTGGCCACCAGGACCAGCCTCTAAATTATACACCATAATGGAAGCCCTGGCCCCAGGACCAGCCTCTAAATTATACACCATAATGGAAGCCCTGGCCCCAGGACCAGCCTCTAAATTATACACCATAATGGAAGCCCTGGCCCCAGGACTAGCCTCTAAATTATACACCATAATGGAAGCCCTGGCCCCAGGACCAGCCTCTAAATTATACACCATAATGGAAGCCCTGGCCCCAGGACCAGCCTCTAAATTATACACCATAATGGAAGCCCTGGCTCCAGGACCAGCCTCTAAATTATACACCATAATGGAAGCCCTGGCTCCAGGACCAGCCTCTAAATTATACACCATAAGATCTAAACTTATATCAGCCCTTGAATTACCCTGCTTTCTTTCACGTTTAGTTTAAAAtgtggttctctccagacctgtttTCCTGAGTGATTGTAGAATAGCTGCTGGTCTACTTGATGTTGGAGGACTGGGTACTGGTCTACTTGATGGTGGTAGACTGGGTGATTGTAGAATAACTACTGGTCTACTTGATGGTGGTAGACTGGGTGATTGTAGAATAACTACTGGTCTACTTGATGGTGGTAGACTGGGTGATTGTAGAATAGCTACTGGTCTATTTGATGGTGGTAGTCTGGGTGATTGTAGAATAGCTGCTGGTCTACTTGATGTTGGAGGACTGGGTACTGGTCTACTTGATGGTGGTAGACTGGGTGATTGTAGAATAACTACTGGTCTATTTGATGGTGGTAGTCTGGGTGATTGTAGAATAACTACTGGTCTATTTGATGGTGGTAGACTGGGTGATTGTAGAATAGCTGCTGGTCTACTTGATGTTGGAGGACTGGGTACTGGTCTACTTGATGTTGGAGGACTGGGTACTGGTCTACTTGATGTTGGAGGACTGGGTACTGGTCTACTTGATGTTGGAGGACTGGGTACTGGTCTACTTGATGTTGGAGGACTGGGTACTGGTCTACTTGATGTTGGAGGACTGGGTACTGGTCTACTTGATGTTGGAGGACTGGGTACTGGTCTACTTGATGTTGGAGGACTGGGTACTGGTCTACTTGATGTTGGAGGACTGGGTACTGGTCTATTTGATGTTGGAGGACTGGGTACTGGTCTACTTGATGTTGGAGGACTGGGTACTGGTCTACTTGATGTTGGAGGACTGGGTACTGGTCTACTTGATGTTGGAGGACTGGGTACTGGTCTACTTGATGTTGGAGGACTGGGTACTGGTCTACTTGATGTTGGAGGACTGGGTACTGGTCTATTTGATGGTGGTAGACTGGGTACTGGTCTACTTGATGTTGGAGGACTGGGTACTGGTCTACTTGATGTTGGAGGACTGGGTACTGGTCTACTTGATGTTGGAGGACTGGGTACTGGTCTACTTGATGTTGGAGGACTGGGTACTGGTCTATTTGATGTTGGAGGACTGGGTACTGGTCTACTTGATGTTGGAGGACTGGGTACTGGTCTACTTGATGTTGGAGGACTGGGTACTGGTCTATTTGATGTTGGAGGACTGGGTACTGGTCTATTTGATGTTGGAGGACTGGGTACTGGTCTATTTGATGTTGGAGGACTGGGTACTGGTCTATTTGATGTTGGAGGACTGGGTACTGGTCTACTTGATGTTGGAGGACTGGGTACTGGTCTATTTGATGTTGGAGGACTGGGTACTGGTCTACTTGATGTTGGAGGACTGGGTACTGGTCTATTTGATGTTGGAGGACTGGGTACTGGTCTACTTGATGTTGGAGGACTGGGTACTGGTCTATTTGATGGTGGTAGACTGGGTACTGGTCTACTTGATGTTGGAGGACTGGGTACTGGTCTACTTGATGTTGGAGGACTGGGTACTGGTCTACTTGATGTTGGAGGACTGGGTACTGGTCTACTTGATGTTGGAGGACTGGGTACTGGTCTATTTGATGTTGGAGGACTGGGTACTGGTCTATTTGATGTTGGAGGACTGGGTACTGGTCTACTTGATGTTGGAGGACTGGGTACTGGTCTATTTGATGTTGGAGGACTGGGTACTGGTCTATTTGATGTTGGAGGACTGGGTACTGGTCTATTTGATGTTGGAGGACTGGGTACTGGTCTACTTGATGTTGGAGGACTGGGTACTGGTCTACTTGATGTTGGAGGACTGGGTACTGGTCTACTTGATGTTGGAGGACTGGGTACTGGTCTACTTGATGTTGGAGGACTGGGTACTGGTCTACTTGATGTTGGAGGACTGGGTACTGGTCTACTTGATGTTGGAGGACTGGGTACTGGTCTACTTGATGTTGGAGGACTGGGTACTGGTCTACTTGATGTTGGAGGACTGGGTACTGGTCTATTTGATGGTGGTAGACTGGGTACTGGTCTACTTGATGTTGGAGGACTGGGTACTGGTCTACTTGATGTTGGAGGACTGGGTACTGGTCTACTTGATGTTGGAGGACTGGGTACTGGTCTACTTGATGTTGGAGGACTGGGTACTGGTCTATTTGATGTTGGAGGACTGGGTACTGGTCTACTTGATGTTGGAGGACTGGGTACTGGTCTACTTGATGTTGGAGGACTGGGTACTGGTCTATTTGATGTTGGAGGACTGGGTACTGGTCTATTTGATGTTGGAGGACTGGGTACTGGTCTATTTGATGTTGGAGGACAGGGTACTGGTCTATTTGATGTTGGAGGACTGGGTACTGGTCTACTTGATGTTGGAGGACTGGGTACTGGTCTATTTGATGTTGGAGGACTGGGTACTGGTCTACTTGATGTTGGAGGACTGGGTACTGGTCTATTTGATGTTGGAGGACTGGGTACTGGTCTACTTGATGTTGGAGGACTGGGTACTGGTCTATTTGATGGTGGTAGACTGGGTACTGGTCTACTTGATGTTGGAGGACTGGGTACTGGTCTACTTGATGTTGGAGGACTGGGTACTGGTCTACTTGATGTTGGAGGACTGGGTACTGGTCTACTTGATGTTGGAGGACTGGGTACTGGTCTATTTGATGTTGGAGGACTGGGTACTGGTCTATTTGATGTTGGAGGACTGGGTACTGGTCTACTTGATGTTGGAGGACTGGGTACTGGTCTATTTGATGTTGGAGGACTGGGTACTGGTCTATTTGATGTTGGAGGACTGGGTACTGGTCTATTTGATGTTGGAGGACTGGGTACTGGTCTACTTGATGTTGGAGGACTGGGTACTGGTCTACTTGATGTTGGAGGACTGGGTACTGGTCTACTTGATGTTGGAGGACTGGGTACTGGTCTACTTGATGTTGGAGGACTGGGTACTGGTCTACTTGATGTTGGAGGACTGGGTACTGGTCTACTTGATGTTGGAGGACTGGGTACTGGTCTACTTGATGTTGGAGGACTGGGTACTGGTCTACTTGATGTTGGAGGACTGGGTACTGGTCTATTTGATGGTGGTAGACTGGGTACTGGTCTACTTGATGTTGGAGGACTGGGTACTGGTCTACTTGATGTTGGAGGACTGGGTACTGGTCTATTTGATGTTGGAGGACTGGGTACTGGTCTACTTGATGTTGGAGGACTGGGTGATTGTAGAATAGCTGCTGGTCTATTTGATGTTGGAGGACGGAGGACTGGGTGATTGTAGAATAGCTGCTGGTCTACTTGATGTTGGAGGACTGGGTACTGGTCTATTTGATGTTGGAGGACTGGGTACTGGTCTATTTGATGTTGGAGGACTGGGTACTGGTCTACTTGATGTTGGAGGACTGGGTACTGGTCTATTTGATGTTGGAGGACTGGGTACTGGTCTACTTGATGTTGGAGGACTGGGTACTGGTCTATTTGATGTTGGAGGACTGGGTACTGGTCTACTTGATGTTGGAGGACTGGGTGATTGTAGAATAGCTGCTGGTCTATTTGATGTTGGAGGACTGGGTGATTGTAGAATAGCTGCTGGTCTACTTGATGTTGGAGGACTGGGTGATTGTAGGGTACATGTCATTTAGTATTTTTCAGTGAGTAGTCAGACCAATAGACGCATTATAATGAATTCTGAACTGAGGGACCAGCAATATGGAGTGTAGGCCAACAGACACCTGTAGATGTTCCATCTATGTGCAGACAGATAGCTTTGTCTGGATCACGTAGTGTCTGTCTGTGAAGAGGGACTTAGCTATTTGCATTTGGGCCAAATAAAACAGCAGTTCTGACGTAATGACTTTAGTTTTTTTCCCTCCGATTTGCTTTAATTTATCTTCTGTCTTTATCAATGTTATAAAATCTCAGCAATAATCATGTTAATTTTGTGAGATCTGGTGTCCGTGTCTACCCACACAGAgttatccattatattgaccatCTCTAACAATTGAAAGAGATGCCACTCAATGTcgctattcgatcaa is from Salvelinus namaycush isolate Seneca chromosome 28, SaNama_1.0, whole genome shotgun sequence and encodes:
- the LOC120023745 gene encoding uncharacterized protein LOC120023745 isoform X1 — encoded protein: MLEDWVLVYLMLEDWVLVYLMLEDWVLVYLMLEDWVLVYLMLEDWVLVYLMLEDWVLVYLMLEDWVLVYLMLEDWVLVYLMLEDWVLVYLMLEDWVLVYLMLEDWVLVYLMLEDWVLVYLMLEDWVLVYLMLEDWVLVYLMLEDWVLVYLMLEDWVLVYLMVVDWVLVYLMLEDWVLVYLMLEDWVLVYLMLEDWVLVYLMLEDWVLVYLMLEDWVLVYLMLEDWVLVYLMLEDWVLVYLMLEDWVLVYLMLEDWVLVYLMLEDWVLVYLMLEDWVLVYLMLEDWVLVYLMLEDWVLVYLMLEDWVLVYLMLEDWVLVYLMLEDWVLVYLMVVDWVLVYLMLEDWVLVYLMLEDWVLVYLMLEDWVLVYLMLEDWVLVYLMLEDWVLVYLMLEDWVLVYLMLEDWVLVYLMLEDWVLVYLMLEDWVLVYLMLEDWVLVYLMLEDWVLVYLMLEDWVLVYLMLEDWVLVYLMLEDWVLVYLMLEDWVLVYLMLEDWVLVYLMLEDWVLVYLMLEDWVLVYLMVVDWVLVYLMLEDWVLVYLMLEDWVLVYLMLEDWVLVYLMLEDWVLVYLMLEDWVLVYLMLEDWVLVYLMLEDWVLVYLMLEDWVLVYLMLEDWVLVYLMLEDRVLVYLMLEDWVLVYLMLEDWVLVYLMLEDWVLVYLMLEDWVLVYLMLEDWVLVYLMLEDWVLVYLMVVDWVLVYLMLEDWVLVYLMLEDWVLVYLMLEDWVLVYLMLEDWVLVYLMLEDWVLVYLMLEDWVLVYLMLEDWVLVYLMLEDWVLVYLMLEDWVLVYLMLEDWVLVYLMLEDWVLVYLMLEDWVLVYLMLEDWVLVYLMLEDWVLVYLMLEDWVLVYLMLEDWVLVYLMLEDWVLVYLMLEDWVLVYLMVVDWVLVYLMLEDWVLVYLMLEDWVLVYLMLEDWVLVYLMLEDWVLVYLMLEDWVLVYLMLEDWVLVYLMLEDWVLVYLMLEDWVLVYLMLEDWVIVE
- the LOC120023745 gene encoding uncharacterized protein LOC120023745 isoform X2 → MLEDWVLVYLMLEDWVLVYLMLEDWVLVYLMLEDWVLVYLMLEDWVLVYLMLEDWVLVYLMLEDWVLVYLMLEDWVLVYLMLEDWVLVYLMLEDWVLVYLMLEDWVLVYLMLEDWVLVYLMLEDWVLVYLMLEDWVLVYLMLEDWVLVYLMLEDWVLVYLMVVDWVLVYLMLEDWVLVYLMLEDWVLVYLMLEDWVLVYLMLEDWVLVYLMLEDWVLVYLMLEDWVLVYLMLEDWVLVYLMLEDWVLVYLMLEDWVLVYLMLEDWVLVYLMLEDWVLVYLMLEDWVLVYLMLEDWVLVYLMLEDWVLVYLMLEDWVLVYLMLEDWVLVYLMVVDWVLVYLMLEDWVLVYLMLEDWVLVYLMLEDWVLVYLMLEDWVLVYLMLEDWVLVYLMLEDWVLVYLMLEDWVLVYLMLEDWVLVYLMLEDWVLVYLMLEDWVLVYLMLEDWVLVYLMLEDWVLVYLMLEDWVLVYLMLEDWVLVYLMLEDWVLVYLMLEDWVLVYLMLEDWVLVYLMLEDWVLVYLMVVDWVLVYLMLEDWVLVYLMLEDWVLVYLMLEDWVLVYLMLEDWVLVYLMLEDWVLVYLMLEDWVLVYLMLEDWVLVYLMLEDWVLVYLMLEDWVLVYLMLEDRVLVYLMLEDWVLVYLMLEDWVLVYLMLEDWVLVYLMLEDWVLVYLMLEDWVLVYLMLEDWVLVYLMVVDWVLVYLMLEDWVLVYLMLEDWVLVYLMLEDWVLVYLMLEDWVLVYLMLEDWVLVYLMLEDWVLVYLMLEDWVLVYLMLEDWVLVYLMLEDWVLVYLMLEDWVLVYLMLEDWVLVYLMLEDWVLVYLMLEDWVLVYLMLEDWVLVYLMLEDWVLVYLMLEDWVLVYLMLEDWVLVYLMLEDWVLVYLMVVDWVLVYLMLEDWVLVYLMLEDWVLVYLMLEDWVIVE